Proteins from a single region of Longimicrobiales bacterium:
- a CDS encoding 50S ribosomal protein L11 methyltransferase encodes MSDELIELTVACPSEDLAGLVAEGLVSMGLGGVEEVGSAVRAWIPVTAGGEPGEGSRPGELRVEAGDIGLMELRRRLEEFVGQPLDIASRVVAVADWGAEWRRGLRARRVGERIVVAPTWTTPELRPGDVLLSIDPEMAFGTGEHGTTRGMLRLLQQLDCSGARVLDVGTGSAILAIAAALLGAAGVDAVESDADALINARDNVERHGVSAQVHLEHALVDTAWLDAHGTYDIILANILSSVIRPLLPAFRGALAPGGALLVSGILEQEADDVLADAAAAGFRATIEDLEDEWWSAWLVRA; translated from the coding sequence GTGAGCGACGAGCTGATCGAGCTCACAGTAGCGTGCCCCTCGGAGGACCTGGCTGGACTGGTCGCCGAGGGGCTCGTTTCCATGGGGCTGGGCGGGGTGGAGGAGGTGGGCTCCGCGGTGCGGGCGTGGATACCGGTCACGGCCGGAGGTGAGCCTGGGGAAGGGAGCCGGCCAGGCGAGCTACGTGTGGAAGCGGGGGACATCGGCCTCATGGAGCTGCGGCGCCGGCTCGAGGAGTTCGTGGGGCAGCCGCTCGACATCGCCTCGCGTGTCGTGGCGGTTGCGGACTGGGGGGCGGAGTGGCGGCGCGGGTTGCGGGCGCGGCGCGTGGGGGAGCGCATCGTCGTGGCGCCGACATGGACGACGCCGGAGCTGCGTCCGGGTGACGTCCTGCTGTCGATCGATCCCGAGATGGCGTTCGGCACGGGGGAGCACGGTACGACGCGCGGGATGCTGCGGTTGCTGCAGCAACTCGACTGCAGCGGCGCGCGCGTGCTGGACGTCGGTACGGGATCGGCGATCCTCGCGATCGCTGCTGCACTGCTCGGCGCTGCCGGGGTGGACGCGGTGGAGAGCGATGCGGACGCACTGATCAATGCGCGTGACAACGTGGAGCGGCACGGTGTCAGTGCGCAGGTGCATCTCGAGCACGCACTCGTCGACACTGCATGGCTCGATGCGCACGGCACGTACGACATCATTCTCGCGAACATCCTGAGCAGCGTGATCCGTCCGCTGCTGCCGGCCTTCCGCGGCGCGCTCGCACCCGGCGGTGCCCTCCTCGTCTCGGGCATCCTCGAACAGGAGGCCGACGACGTCCTCGCGGACGCTGCTGCGGCCGGCTTTCGCGCGACCATCGAGGACCTCGAGGACGAGTGGTGGTCGGCATGGCTGGTACGGGCGTGA
- a CDS encoding histidine triad nucleotide-binding protein: MSQQDCLFCRIVRREIPSQIVHETDDLVAFRDIDPKAPVHVLIIPKRHIGSVNDVEPADAALLGELFVAARAIAREQGVADDGYRVVVNTNAG, from the coding sequence ATGTCGCAACAGGATTGTCTCTTCTGTCGCATCGTGCGCCGGGAGATTCCGTCGCAGATCGTGCACGAGACGGATGACCTGGTGGCGTTCCGGGATATCGATCCCAAGGCGCCGGTGCACGTCCTGATCATCCCGAAGCGTCACATCGGGTCCGTGAACGACGTCGAGCCTGCCGATGCGGCCCTGCTGGGCGAGCTGTTCGTCGCCGCGCGCGCGATTGCACGCGAGCAGGGCGTCGCCGACGACGGGTACCGCGTCGTCGTGAACACCAATGCCGGT